A part of Liolophura sinensis isolate JHLJ2023 chromosome 1, CUHK_Ljap_v2, whole genome shotgun sequence genomic DNA contains:
- the LOC135467215 gene encoding uncharacterized protein CXorf65 homolog codes for MFVKLLYGDEESVLLNPDCSIINFMQYVRERCDFDNKGLLAFCNDSGQVIMVSEKQTMETLAGSMEHRESYVPLELERNSSNKITKAIPLLKNYEKHFPSLEQKLKTLVTDSPEKTRKRSPVTGEKNVKRKDADKSRMRLDKESPTISTDSVVKKSVSRLSKKQRKKASD; via the exons ATGTTCGTCAAGTTGTTGTATGGAG ATGAAGAAAGTGTACTGTTGAATCCCGACTGTTCCATAATAAACTTCATGCAGTATGTGAGAGAAAGATGCGACTTCGACAATAAAG GTTTACTAGCTTTCTGTAACGACAGCGGCCAGGTGATCATGGTGAGCGAGAAGCAGACGATGGAGACGCTGGCGGGAAGTATGGAGCACAGAGAAAGCTATGTCCCTCTGGAGTTGGAAA GAAACTCCTCTAACAAAATAACCAAGGCAATTCCACTGCTGAAAAATTACGAAAAACACTTCCCATCTTTAGAGC aaaaacttaagaCACTGGTAACAGATTCACcggaaaaaacaagaaaacgat CGCCCGTGACTGGAGAAAAGAATGTAAAACGGAAGGATGCAGACAAAAGTCGGATGCGGTTAGATAAAGAAAGCCCAACGATCAGCACAGACTCTGTGGTGAAGAAAAGTGTGTCTCGTTTGAGCAAAAAACAGCGCAAGAAGGCTTCAGACtaa